From Bacillus sp. Bos-x628, the proteins below share one genomic window:
- a CDS encoding DUF4166 domain-containing protein: MVVHHNLVKNYEKLHPKLKDRYNRAFVAEGMMEEIGGGTKFIRFLFRLGPLFRCFFPERGKDIPFRIVNEPFTTSTGEEGMHWFRTFYFPQKERHFDADMVIDRESHRILDYFGQPRILMSELHFTVTENRCLHIQSGKQKCLFAGREWPLPSWLYGMSDVTEGYDEDTEEFTIHVVVKNRIFGTLFTYKGRFTEKGVSDE, encoded by the coding sequence ATGGTCGTTCATCATAATCTAGTGAAGAATTACGAAAAGCTACATCCGAAATTAAAAGATCGGTACAACAGGGCTTTTGTGGCAGAAGGAATGATGGAGGAAATAGGTGGCGGGACAAAGTTCATCCGATTTCTCTTCCGATTAGGTCCATTGTTTCGTTGTTTTTTTCCTGAAAGAGGAAAAGATATTCCCTTTCGCATCGTCAATGAGCCATTTACGACAAGTACAGGAGAAGAAGGAATGCACTGGTTTCGTACGTTTTATTTCCCTCAAAAGGAAAGACATTTTGATGCGGATATGGTGATTGATCGAGAGAGTCACAGGATACTAGATTACTTTGGTCAGCCGAGGATTCTCATGTCAGAGCTTCATTTTACAGTGACAGAGAATCGGTGTCTGCACATTCAATCAGGTAAACAAAAGTGTTTGTTTGCAGGCCGAGAATGGCCACTCCCTTCATGGCTTTACGGCATGTCAGATGTAACAGAAGGATACGATGAAGACACAGAAGAGTTCACGATTCATGTAGTTGTAAAAAATCGTATATTTGGGACTCTTTTTACATACAAAGGGCGGTTCACAGAGAAAGGTGTTAGTGATGAATAA
- the csaA gene encoding chaperone CsaA — translation MADIEQFLALDIRVGTILEAEFFAEARVPALKLKIDFGHEIGVKQSSAQLTKRYSAESLIGKQIVAVVNFPPRRIAGFKSEVLVLGGMPTKEDVVLLSIDEPVENGTKIG, via the coding sequence ATGGCAGATATTGAACAGTTTTTAGCGTTAGATATTCGTGTAGGCACGATATTAGAGGCAGAATTTTTTGCAGAAGCAAGAGTTCCTGCCTTGAAATTGAAGATTGATTTTGGTCATGAGATTGGCGTGAAACAGTCAAGTGCACAGTTAACGAAACGTTATTCTGCTGAGAGCCTTATCGGTAAACAGATAGTGGCAGTCGTCAATTTCCCGCCAAGAAGAATTGCAGGGTTTAAATCAGAGGTGCTTGTGCTAGGAGGTATGCCGACCAAAGAAGATGTTGTGTTACTTTCCATAGATGAACCGGTTGAGAATGGGACAAAAATAGGATAA
- a CDS encoding MFS transporter, with the protein MVSENLKKIRMSEKVGYASGDFACNLIYATVSTYLLFFYTDVYGLSAAAAGTMFLIVRAIDALADPFIGAMVDRTNSRFGRFRPYLLFGAFPFAVLAILCFTTPDFSAMGKLIYAYITYVGLSLTYTFINVPYGALTSAMTRNNQEVVSITSVRMFFANLGGLVVAFFVPFLATYLSDTTGNTALGWQMTMALLGILGGGLLIICFKSTNERVSLQKHEEKIKFTDIFVQLRVNRPLVVLSIFFIIIFGVNSISNSVGIYYVTYNLGKEDLVKWYGLIGSLPALLVLPFIPRLHKRLGKKKLLYYSLLLNIIGLLALLVVPPNQIFLIFLFRLVAAAGSITAGAYMWALIPETVEYGEYKTGKRMGGLIYAVIGFFFKFGMALGGIVPGLVLDKFGYVANQMQTPEALLGILITTTVIPAFLLILAMIDIHFYNLDEKEHQKVVRELENRDKVYVDHIEDFKM; encoded by the coding sequence ATGGTTAGTGAGAATTTAAAGAAGATTCGCATGTCGGAAAAAGTTGGATATGCTTCAGGAGATTTTGCATGTAATTTGATTTATGCCACTGTCTCTACGTATCTATTATTTTTTTATACGGATGTGTATGGTTTATCCGCTGCAGCTGCAGGAACCATGTTTTTAATTGTACGAGCAATTGATGCGCTTGCAGATCCTTTTATTGGGGCAATGGTCGATCGAACCAATAGTCGATTTGGCCGCTTTAGACCTTATCTATTATTTGGTGCCTTTCCGTTTGCGGTACTAGCCATCCTCTGTTTTACAACACCTGATTTTTCCGCTATGGGCAAATTAATTTATGCCTATATAACGTATGTCGGTTTATCGCTTACATACACATTCATCAATGTTCCTTATGGTGCTTTAACATCCGCAATGACGAGAAATAACCAAGAGGTTGTCAGTATTACGTCTGTTCGTATGTTTTTTGCAAATCTCGGAGGTCTTGTCGTTGCTTTTTTTGTTCCATTTCTAGCTACTTATTTAAGCGATACAACGGGAAATACGGCACTTGGCTGGCAGATGACGATGGCATTACTAGGCATTCTAGGGGGCGGGTTACTTATCATTTGCTTTAAAAGTACGAACGAACGAGTGTCGCTTCAAAAGCATGAGGAAAAGATTAAGTTCACGGATATCTTTGTCCAATTACGTGTGAATCGTCCACTAGTTGTGTTAAGCATCTTCTTTATCATTATCTTTGGTGTTAACTCCATCAGCAATTCAGTTGGTATTTACTATGTGACCTATAACCTTGGAAAAGAGGATTTAGTTAAGTGGTATGGATTAATCGGCAGTTTGCCTGCTTTATTGGTTTTACCTTTTATTCCGCGGTTACACAAACGATTAGGAAAGAAGAAACTGCTGTACTATTCTTTATTACTTAATATCATAGGGCTTCTTGCTTTACTTGTTGTGCCGCCGAATCAAATCTTTCTTATTTTTCTCTTCCGATTAGTAGCGGCCGCAGGAAGTATTACAGCTGGCGCTTATATGTGGGCACTTATTCCGGAAACCGTTGAATATGGTGAATATAAAACAGGGAAAAGAATGGGAGGACTGATCTATGCAGTGATCGGCTTTTTCTTTAAGTTCGGGATGGCATTAGGAGGCATTGTGCCAGGTCTCGTACTTGATAAGTTCGGCTATGTGGCAAACCAAATGCAAACACCTGAAGCATTATTGGGAATTTTAATCACCACAACGGTGATACCTGCATTTTTACTCATTTTAGCGATGATTGATATTCATTTTTATAATCTAGACGAGAAAGAGCATCAAAAGGTCGTCAGAGAGCTTGAGAACAGGGATAAGGTGTACGTAGATCATATAGAGGATTTTAAAATGTAA
- a CDS encoding glycoside hydrolase family 43 protein, with product MKIINPVLKGFNPDPSICRVGEDYYIAVSTFEWFPGVQIYHSKDLVNWRLISRPLQKTSQLDMKGNPDSGGVWAPCLSYADGMFWLIYSDIKVVDGPFKDGHNYLVTCDTVDGKWSDPVWLNSSGFDPSLFHDRSGKKYLLNMLWDHRENQHSFAGIVLQEYCAAEQKLIGQRKVIFKGTDIKLTEAPHLYQIGDYYYLLTAEGGTRYEHAATIARSSNIEGPYEVHPDNPILSAFHDPRHPLQKCGHASIVHTHTNEWYLAHLTGRPIRSSQESIFQQRGYCPLGRETAIQKLYWKDGWPYVAGGKEGAMEVEAPAVAEKVFSSTVPKVDEFKESELNMHFQTLRIPFTSQIGSLTEKPDHLRLYGQESLTSKFTQSFVARRWQSFYFEAETAVSFFPENFQQAAGLVNYYNTENWTALQVTYDEELGRILELSVCQNLAFSQPLNDKIVIPDGVPYVYIKVTVQQETYHYSFSFNQQDWKKIDISFESSHLSDDFIRGGGFFTGAFVGMQCQDTSGAHLPADFKYFRYEETCE from the coding sequence ATGAAAATTATCAATCCAGTTCTAAAAGGATTTAACCCTGATCCAAGTATTTGCCGTGTAGGAGAAGATTATTATATTGCAGTATCTACATTTGAATGGTTTCCAGGTGTTCAAATTTATCATTCAAAGGATTTGGTCAATTGGCGGTTAATCTCACGGCCTCTGCAAAAAACGTCTCAATTAGATATGAAAGGAAATCCTGATTCCGGCGGAGTATGGGCACCTTGTTTAAGTTATGCAGATGGCATGTTTTGGCTGATTTATTCAGATATAAAGGTAGTAGACGGTCCGTTTAAGGATGGCCATAATTATTTGGTAACCTGTGACACGGTGGATGGAAAGTGGAGCGATCCCGTTTGGCTCAACAGTTCAGGATTTGACCCGTCTTTATTCCATGATCGCAGCGGTAAGAAATATTTATTGAATATGTTATGGGATCACAGAGAAAATCAGCATTCTTTTGCAGGGATTGTCCTGCAGGAATACTGTGCGGCAGAGCAAAAGCTGATCGGTCAGCGAAAAGTCATTTTTAAAGGAACAGATATTAAATTGACGGAAGCCCCGCATCTTTATCAAATCGGTGACTACTATTATTTATTAACAGCAGAGGGAGGAACGCGGTATGAGCATGCAGCCACGATTGCCCGCTCCTCGAATATTGAAGGTCCATATGAGGTTCATCCGGATAACCCCATTTTAAGTGCATTTCATGATCCGAGGCATCCATTGCAAAAATGCGGGCACGCCTCCATTGTTCATACACATACGAATGAATGGTACTTGGCTCATTTAACAGGTCGTCCGATTCGATCAAGTCAAGAGTCTATTTTTCAACAAAGAGGATACTGTCCTTTAGGAAGGGAAACAGCCATTCAAAAGCTTTATTGGAAAGACGGATGGCCGTATGTAGCGGGTGGTAAAGAGGGGGCGATGGAGGTCGAAGCACCTGCTGTCGCTGAAAAGGTATTCTCTTCAACTGTCCCAAAAGTCGACGAGTTCAAGGAATCAGAGTTAAATATGCACTTTCAAACATTAAGAATTCCATTTACAAGTCAAATTGGTTCTTTAACAGAAAAACCCGATCATCTCAGATTATACGGTCAGGAGTCTCTAACATCTAAGTTTACACAATCCTTTGTTGCAAGGCGTTGGCAAAGTTTTTATTTTGAAGCGGAAACGGCTGTTTCGTTCTTTCCCGAAAACTTTCAACAAGCAGCTGGTCTAGTGAATTATTATAATACAGAAAACTGGACAGCTCTTCAGGTGACATACGATGAAGAACTCGGCCGTATACTTGAGTTGTCCGTCTGCCAGAATCTCGCTTTTTCTCAGCCGTTAAATGATAAAATCGTCATTCCAGACGGGGTGCCATATGTATATATAAAAGTGACTGTTCAGCAGGAGACTTACCATTATTCTTTTTCTTTTAACCAACAGGATTGGAAGAAGATTGACATCTCGTTTGAATCCAGCCATTTGTCTGATGATTTCATTCGTGGTGGCGGATTCTTTACAGGTGCATTTGTCGGTATGCAATGTCAAGATACAAGTGGCGCACATTTGCCTGCTGATTTTAAATACTTTCGTTATGAAGAAACATGTGAATAA
- a CDS encoding ROK family transcriptional regulator: MDIADQTFVKKINQKLLLKEILTNAPISRAKLSEITGLNKSTVSSQVSTLMKENLVYEIGQGESSGGRRPVLLMFNKHAGYSIGIDVGVDYVNGILTDLEGSLILHQQLMLKSSSPEDTKSTLIELIQHFISQIPSSPYGLVGIGICIPGLVDENERIVFTPHSKWKNFDLKTSLKKTFHVPVLIENEANAGAYGEKIFGAAKHYDHLIYASIGTGIGIGIIIKRHLYRGAYGFSGEMGHMTIDFNGPTCSCGNRGCWELYASEKALFQSLQSNNQKVSYQEIEQLAKLNDMKTLNALRNFGFYLGVGLTNVLHTFNPQAVILRNKVIESHPMVLNVIKNEVSSRMYSQFSTHIELLPSSLGQHAPALGMTSLVIENFLNDVTKPQ, translated from the coding sequence GTGGATATCGCTGATCAAACCTTTGTGAAAAAAATAAATCAAAAGCTTTTGCTAAAAGAAATTCTTACAAATGCGCCAATCTCTAGGGCTAAATTATCTGAAATCACTGGATTAAATAAATCGACTGTTTCTTCTCAAGTGAGTACATTGATGAAAGAAAATCTTGTCTATGAAATAGGTCAAGGTGAATCTAGCGGCGGAAGAAGACCAGTTTTGCTAATGTTTAATAAACATGCGGGTTACTCTATTGGCATTGATGTAGGTGTCGATTATGTCAATGGCATATTAACAGATCTTGAAGGCTCCCTTATTCTTCATCAACAACTCATGCTCAAATCTAGTTCTCCTGAAGATACCAAGAGCACCTTAATTGAGTTAATTCAGCATTTTATTTCACAGATTCCCTCTTCTCCATATGGACTAGTCGGTATCGGAATTTGTATCCCAGGCTTAGTTGATGAAAATGAACGAATCGTCTTTACGCCTCATTCAAAATGGAAAAACTTCGATCTAAAAACTAGTCTAAAGAAAACGTTCCATGTGCCCGTATTGATTGAAAATGAAGCAAATGCTGGGGCTTATGGTGAAAAAATATTTGGTGCGGCAAAACACTATGATCACCTAATATATGCAAGTATCGGCACAGGAATTGGGATCGGCATCATTATCAAACGTCATTTATACAGAGGCGCTTACGGTTTTTCTGGTGAAATGGGACATATGACGATTGACTTTAATGGACCAACATGTAGCTGCGGAAACCGTGGATGCTGGGAGCTGTATGCATCTGAGAAAGCATTATTTCAGTCACTGCAATCAAATAATCAGAAGGTGTCCTATCAAGAAATTGAACAGCTCGCTAAGCTGAATGATATGAAAACATTAAATGCGTTGCGCAATTTTGGATTTTATCTTGGGGTTGGGCTCACGAATGTCCTCCATACATTTAATCCGCAAGCCGTTATATTAAGAAACAAGGTGATTGAATCTCACCCAATGGTATTGAATGTCATTAAAAATGAAGTGTCTTCAAGAATGTATTCTCAATTCAGCACTCATATTGAGCTGCTCCCTTCCTCTTTAGGTCAACATGCACCTGCATTAGGCATGACATCTCTTGTGATAGAAAATTTCTTAAATGATGTCACCAAACCCCAATAA
- the xylA gene encoding xylose isomerase codes for MVKPNMHFLNKLEGMSKISYEGRQSRNPLAFKHYDANEVIGGKTMKDHLRFSVAYWHTLTADGTDMFGVGTMQRPWNSYSGMDLAKVRLDAAFQLFDILDVPYFSFHDRDIAPEGDSLQETNQHLDIILKRMKEYMEHSHVKLLWNTANMFTNPRFVHGAATSCHADVFAYAAAQVKKGIETAKELGAENYVFWGGREGYDTLLNTDLKRELDHMATFLHMAVDYAKEIGYTGQFLIEPKPKEPTTHQYDTDAATTIAFLKQYGLDPYFKLNIEANHATLAGHTFEHELRLARIHGLLGSVDANQGNTLLGWDTDEFPTDLYATTLAMYEILQNGGLGTGGLNFDAKVRRASFELEDLLYAHIAGMDAFAKGLRVAHRLIEDRVFEDVIKHRYRSFSEGIGRDISEGKATFHTLEEYALKHPIIRNESGREEQLKARLNQYILEE; via the coding sequence ATGGTAAAACCAAACATGCATTTCTTAAACAAATTAGAAGGAATGAGCAAGATTTCATATGAAGGGAGACAATCAAGAAACCCACTCGCCTTTAAACATTATGATGCGAATGAAGTCATCGGCGGAAAAACAATGAAAGATCACTTACGTTTCTCTGTCGCTTATTGGCACACATTGACTGCTGATGGAACAGACATGTTTGGTGTTGGCACGATGCAAAGGCCATGGAATTCTTACAGCGGAATGGACTTAGCAAAAGTGAGATTAGATGCAGCCTTTCAACTATTCGACATTTTGGATGTTCCATATTTTTCATTTCATGACCGGGATATTGCCCCAGAGGGGGATTCTTTACAAGAGACGAATCAACATTTGGATATCATTCTAAAAAGAATGAAGGAATACATGGAACATAGTCATGTAAAGCTATTGTGGAATACAGCTAACATGTTTACGAATCCTCGTTTTGTGCACGGCGCTGCAACTTCTTGTCATGCTGATGTGTTTGCATATGCTGCGGCGCAAGTAAAGAAAGGAATAGAAACAGCAAAAGAACTTGGAGCGGAAAATTATGTATTCTGGGGCGGTCGAGAGGGCTATGACACACTACTGAATACAGATTTGAAAAGAGAACTTGATCACATGGCAACATTTTTGCATATGGCTGTCGATTATGCGAAAGAAATTGGGTACACAGGTCAATTTTTAATTGAGCCAAAGCCGAAGGAGCCGACGACTCATCAATATGATACAGATGCAGCAACGACCATCGCCTTTTTAAAGCAATACGGATTAGACCCATATTTTAAATTAAACATTGAGGCCAATCATGCGACACTAGCCGGACATACGTTTGAGCATGAATTACGTCTAGCCAGAATTCATGGTCTGCTTGGGTCAGTTGATGCGAACCAAGGCAATACACTTCTAGGCTGGGATACAGACGAATTTCCGACTGATTTATATGCAACAACGCTGGCGATGTATGAAATTTTGCAAAACGGCGGTCTTGGAACGGGAGGATTAAATTTTGATGCGAAAGTGAGAAGAGCTTCTTTTGAACTTGAAGATTTATTGTACGCCCATATTGCTGGAATGGATGCTTTTGCAAAAGGATTACGAGTGGCTCATAGGCTCATAGAAGATCGTGTGTTTGAAGATGTCATCAAGCACCGGTATCGAAGTTTTTCTGAAGGAATTGGCCGAGATATTTCAGAGGGCAAAGCAACCTTTCATACATTAGAAGAATATGCTTTGAAGCATCCGATCATTAGAAACGAATCTGGTCGAGAAGAACAACTGAAAGCACGATTAAATCAGTATATTTTAGAGGAATGA
- the xylB gene encoding xylulokinase has translation MKYVIGIDLGTSGVKAILVDQYGEVCSETSKRYALIQKKPGYCEQHPDDWVEQTIAALKELMAQHPVTNEVEGISFSGQMHGLVLLDENEQVLCPAILWNDTRTTDQCKHITKKLGGRLLDITRNHALEGFTLPKMLWVKEHEPEIDKKIDVFLLPKDYVRLRLTGAIHTDYSDAAGTLLLDIGKKKWSDDICQQFDISPHICPPLVSSEAEVGTLLPHIAREIGIAEDVKVFAGGADNACGAIGAGILSSGQTLCSIGTSGVILSYEEQHERELQGHLHLFYHAKKNAFYTMGVTLSAGYSLDWIKSLMAPDEPFRQLLQGVEHVPPGANGLLFTPYLVGERTPYADSVIRGSFIGLDSRHERVHLIRAVLEGVTFSLNESIVLFRQAGKKIDSIVSIGGGAKSDTWLQMQANIFQSTVTKLDNEQGPALGAAMLAAVGCGWFESLEACAVQFIRQATAFYPNKEHVDEYEHLFSLYQSIYTRTRDIHMDLKRYR, from the coding sequence ATGAAGTATGTGATTGGAATTGACCTTGGAACAAGTGGAGTAAAAGCGATATTAGTAGATCAATATGGAGAGGTGTGCAGTGAAACATCTAAACGATATGCGCTGATTCAAAAAAAGCCGGGATATTGTGAGCAGCATCCTGATGATTGGGTAGAGCAGACCATCGCTGCCTTGAAAGAGCTGATGGCACAACACCCTGTTACAAATGAAGTAGAGGGCATCAGTTTTTCTGGGCAGATGCATGGTTTGGTTTTATTAGATGAAAACGAACAAGTGCTCTGTCCAGCTATATTGTGGAACGACACGAGAACAACAGACCAGTGCAAGCACATCACAAAGAAGCTAGGGGGGCGGTTACTAGATATCACAAGAAACCATGCTTTAGAAGGGTTTACATTGCCGAAAATGTTATGGGTGAAAGAGCATGAACCAGAAATTGATAAAAAAATTGACGTGTTTTTACTCCCAAAAGATTATGTCAGATTGCGTTTAACGGGCGCCATTCATACCGATTATTCTGATGCGGCAGGCACTTTACTATTAGACATAGGAAAGAAAAAGTGGAGTGATGACATCTGTCAGCAGTTTGATATCTCTCCTCATATTTGTCCGCCACTTGTGTCATCCGAGGCGGAAGTTGGAACTCTTTTGCCACATATTGCACGGGAGATTGGAATAGCAGAAGATGTGAAAGTATTTGCTGGAGGAGCAGATAATGCTTGTGGTGCAATCGGTGCGGGCATTTTGTCTTCAGGTCAAACATTATGCAGTATTGGAACATCCGGTGTCATTTTATCATATGAAGAGCAGCACGAAAGAGAATTACAAGGACATTTACATCTGTTTTATCATGCGAAGAAAAACGCTTTTTATACAATGGGCGTCACACTTTCAGCAGGATATAGTCTTGATTGGATTAAATCCTTAATGGCTCCAGATGAACCGTTCAGACAGCTACTTCAAGGTGTGGAACATGTACCGCCAGGAGCAAATGGATTATTATTTACGCCATATTTGGTTGGCGAAAGAACGCCTTATGCTGATTCCGTTATTCGAGGAAGTTTTATCGGATTAGACAGTCGGCATGAAAGAGTGCATTTAATCAGAGCAGTGCTAGAGGGTGTCACCTTTTCATTGAATGAATCGATTGTCTTATTTAGGCAGGCAGGGAAAAAAATCGATTCCATTGTGTCAATTGGTGGTGGGGCTAAAAGTGATACATGGCTTCAAATGCAGGCAAATATTTTTCAATCTACAGTAACCAAGTTAGATAATGAACAAGGTCCTGCTTTAGGAGCAGCAATGCTTGCAGCCGTTGGTTGTGGCTGGTTTGAGTCTCTTGAAGCATGTGCCGTTCAGTTTATACGTCAAGCAACCGCCTTTTATCCAAATAAAGAGCATGTCGATGAGTATGAACACCTATTTAGTTTATATCAGAGCATTTATACAAGAACAAGAGACATTCATATGGATTTAAAGCGTTATCGTTAA
- a CDS encoding glycoside hydrolase family 11 protein, whose product MIGLTLSLAAVPAHAMTITNNQMGNHSGYDYELWKDYGNTSMTLNNGGAFSAQWNNIGNALFRKGKKFDSTKTHYQIGNMSIQYNASFNPGGNSYLCVYGWTQSPLVEYYIVDSWGTYRPTGTFKGTFYVDGGTYDIYETTRVNQPSIIGIATFKQYWSVRQTKRTSGTVSVSQHFKKWESLGMPMGKMYETALTVEGYQSNGSANVTTNILNIGQ is encoded by the coding sequence TTGATTGGATTGACACTTTCACTGGCTGCCGTACCGGCTCATGCCATGACAATCACCAATAATCAAATGGGAAACCATAGTGGGTACGATTATGAGCTATGGAAGGATTATGGAAATACATCCATGACACTCAATAATGGCGGCGCATTTAGCGCGCAATGGAACAATATTGGAAATGCTTTGTTTCGAAAAGGGAAGAAATTTGATTCGACCAAAACTCATTATCAGATCGGCAACATGTCCATTCAATACAACGCAAGCTTCAATCCGGGCGGGAATTCCTATTTGTGTGTCTATGGCTGGACACAATCACCATTAGTTGAATATTATATTGTTGATTCTTGGGGAACCTATCGTCCAACAGGAACGTTTAAGGGAACATTTTATGTGGATGGAGGCACGTATGACATTTATGAAACGACTCGTGTGAATCAGCCTTCAATTATCGGTATTGCTACCTTCAAGCAATATTGGAGTGTACGTCAAACAAAGCGTACAAGCGGGACTGTATCAGTTAGTCAGCATTTTAAAAAGTGGGAAAGCTTAGGCATGCCAATGGGGAAAATGTATGAAACAGCATTGACGGTAGAAGGCTATCAAAGTAACGGAAGTGCGAATGTCACAACCAATATTTTAAATATCGGACAATAA
- a CDS encoding molybdopterin oxidoreductase family protein, translating into MTDYTVMKDGIFKSVCSLDCPDQCGLLIHKENGKIVKVQGDPDHPVTQGNICNKVRNVTARIYDPKRLTTPLKRVGRKGDGQFAPITWEEAIETIRQKWTGIIEEKGAESILPYSFYGNMGNLNAEGMDRRFFYRLGSSQLDRTICQSAGTIGYKYTMGASIGTDPEETIHTKLFIFWGINAVSTNMHQITLAQKARKQGAKIVVIDVHKNQTGRMADWFIPLRPGTDSALALGLMHVLFKEGRTDSSFLETYTVGYEELREHVKEYDPETVEQITGVPKEDIITLARMYADTSPSFIRIGNGLQHHDNGGMNIRTIACLPALTGQWLHQGGGATKSNSSFLSYNETALQRPDLLKEKAPRTFNMNQLGSILLDATPSIDSIFVYSCNPAIVTPEANKVREGLLREDLFTIVHDLFLTETATYADIVLPATSAFENEDFYTSYWHHYIQIQEPVIERYGESKSNTEVFRLLAHAMGFEDEAFRHTDAELMEQALHHPENPHYENISYQALKEKKWIKAKRGPFQELKLPTPSGKIELYSEQMKRDGYPALPTYIPLYKESDYPLTFIPGPNHNFLNSTFSLNEKHQKLEKFPKLHMNQKDAHERNIEDGEVVRVYNDRGECELTVSVGDNVLPGVVVSQGLWADQKGKKHLVNGLTPDRLADMGGGATFFSGRVEVEKIS; encoded by the coding sequence ATGACCGATTATACAGTTATGAAAGACGGGATATTCAAATCCGTTTGTTCTTTAGATTGCCCGGATCAGTGCGGTCTTTTAATACATAAAGAAAATGGAAAGATCGTCAAAGTTCAAGGTGATCCGGATCACCCGGTGACACAAGGGAACATCTGCAATAAAGTAAGAAATGTTACAGCACGCATTTATGATCCAAAGCGTCTGACGACCCCTTTAAAACGAGTGGGTCGAAAAGGAGACGGTCAGTTTGCGCCCATCACGTGGGAAGAAGCCATTGAAACCATTCGGCAAAAATGGACAGGCATCATTGAAGAAAAAGGAGCCGAAAGTATACTGCCTTACAGCTTCTATGGAAACATGGGGAATCTCAATGCGGAAGGGATGGATCGCCGCTTTTTCTATCGTCTCGGTTCAAGTCAGCTAGACAGAACCATTTGTCAATCAGCGGGAACAATTGGTTATAAATATACCATGGGTGCAAGCATCGGTACAGATCCTGAGGAAACAATTCATACGAAGCTCTTTATATTTTGGGGAATCAATGCGGTTTCGACAAACATGCACCAAATCACCTTGGCACAAAAAGCGAGAAAACAGGGGGCGAAAATTGTCGTCATTGATGTTCACAAAAACCAAACGGGCCGAATGGCCGACTGGTTCATCCCGCTTCGTCCCGGCACTGACAGTGCGCTCGCCCTTGGACTGATGCACGTTCTGTTTAAAGAAGGTCGAACAGATTCGTCTTTTTTAGAAACGTATACGGTTGGTTACGAAGAATTGCGCGAGCATGTGAAAGAGTACGACCCAGAAACGGTTGAACAGATCACAGGTGTCCCGAAAGAAGATATCATCACACTTGCAAGAATGTATGCCGATACATCGCCATCTTTCATACGAATTGGCAATGGTTTGCAGCATCATGATAATGGTGGAATGAACATCCGAACGATTGCCTGCCTCCCTGCCCTAACAGGTCAATGGCTTCATCAAGGCGGCGGAGCCACGAAATCAAACTCTTCTTTCCTCAGTTATAATGAAACAGCTTTACAAAGACCAGATTTATTAAAAGAGAAAGCACCTAGAACATTTAATATGAATCAGCTAGGCAGCATTTTGCTGGATGCAACACCTTCTATTGATTCAATCTTTGTGTATTCCTGTAATCCAGCCATTGTCACACCTGAAGCCAATAAAGTAAGAGAAGGTTTGCTAAGAGAGGACTTATTTACCATTGTACATGACTTGTTCCTAACAGAAACAGCAACATATGCAGACATTGTCCTCCCTGCGACATCTGCATTTGAAAATGAAGATTTCTATACTTCTTATTGGCACCATTATATTCAAATTCAAGAGCCAGTCATTGAACGATATGGCGAAAGTAAATCAAATACAGAGGTATTTCGTCTTCTTGCTCATGCCATGGGCTTTGAGGATGAAGCTTTCCGCCATACAGATGCAGAATTAATGGAACAAGCACTACATCATCCAGAAAACCCGCACTATGAAAACATTTCATATCAAGCATTAAAAGAGAAAAAATGGATCAAAGCAAAACGTGGTCCGTTCCAAGAGTTAAAGCTACCAACACCAAGTGGGAAAATAGAGCTTTATTCTGAGCAAATGAAAAGAGATGGCTATCCAGCGCTACCAACTTATATACCATTATATAAGGAGAGTGATTATCCACTCACCTTTATCCCTGGACCAAACCATAATTTTCTCAATTCAACCTTTTCACTTAATGAAAAGCATCAAAAGCTTGAGAAATTCCCGAAGCTTCATATGAATCAAAAAGATGCGCATGAGAGAAACATTGAAGATGGAGAGGTAGTTCGTGTCTATAATGATAGAGGAGAATGCGAACTTACAGTTTCAGTCGGTGACAATGTATTACCTGGAGTTGTGGTCAGTCAAGGATTATGGGCAGATCAAAAAGGCAAAAAACATTTAGTCAATGGATTAACACCTGACCGGCTGGCAGATATGGGCGGAGGGGCCACTTTCTTTTCTGGTAGAGTCGAGGTTGAAAAAATATCATAA